One part of the Streptomyces lienomycini genome encodes these proteins:
- a CDS encoding NADPH-dependent FMN reductase: MSVRILALVGSLRAGSHNRQLAEAAVRFAPEGAEVQVFEGLADIPFYNEDIDVEGSVPAAAVKLREAAQGAQAFLLFSPEYNGTIPAVLKNAIDWLSRPFGVGAFTGKPVAVVGTAFGQYGGVWAQDEARKAVGIAGGKVIEDIKLSIPGSMTRFAETHPADDAEVAAQLTEVVARLHGHADEAVAA; encoded by the coding sequence ATGTCTGTCCGCATTCTCGCGCTCGTCGGCAGCCTTCGCGCCGGTTCGCACAACCGCCAGCTCGCCGAGGCGGCCGTCAGGTTCGCACCGGAGGGCGCCGAGGTGCAGGTGTTCGAGGGGCTCGCCGACATCCCCTTCTACAACGAGGACATCGACGTCGAGGGCAGCGTCCCGGCCGCCGCCGTGAAGCTGCGCGAGGCCGCCCAGGGCGCGCAGGCCTTCCTGCTCTTCTCGCCCGAGTACAACGGCACCATCCCGGCCGTCCTCAAGAACGCCATCGACTGGCTGTCGCGGCCCTTCGGCGTCGGCGCCTTCACCGGCAAGCCGGTCGCCGTGGTCGGCACCGCCTTCGGCCAGTACGGCGGCGTGTGGGCGCAGGACGAGGCCCGCAAGGCCGTGGGCATCGCCGGCGGCAAGGTGATCGAGGACATCAAGCTGTCGATCCCCGGTTCGATGACCCGCTTCGCCGAGACCCACCCGGCGGACGACGCCGAGGTCGCCGCACAGCTCACCGAGGTCGTCGCCCGGCTGCACGGTCACGCCGACGAGGCCGTCGCCGCCTGA